Proteins co-encoded in one Helicoverpa zea isolate HzStark_Cry1AcR chromosome 18, ilHelZeax1.1, whole genome shotgun sequence genomic window:
- the LOC124638755 gene encoding uncharacterized protein LOC124638755: MLEVPGAASGPAADALAERLRASINADDARVSRPHKCADLRIMGLDDSVTAEEVVAAVARTGGCSADEVKAGTIRPDFRGTCTVTVSCPVAAAKTIVDGRRLLVGWVSAQVKLLDPRPLRCFRCHVGHHVGVRCTSEVDRSALCFRCGQPGHKAVACNAAPHCIACAAAGKPAEHRAGSKSCAPPAKTKG; this comes from the coding sequence atgctggaggtcccaggggcggccagtgggcccgccgcgGACGCCCTAGCCGAGAGGCTTAGGGCGTCCATAAATGCGGATgatgcccgagtctccaggccccacaagtgcgcggatctgcgcatcatgggcctggacgactcagttactgcggaggaggtggtggccgccgtcgctaggacgggtgggtgtTCCGCCGACGAAGTtaaggcgggcaccatacgtcccgacttcaggggcacgtgcaccgtcacggtgagctgccccgtggCGGCGGCCAAGACCATAGTCGACGGCCGTAGGTTGCTGGTTGGTTGGGTGTCGGCACAGGTCAAGTTGCTGGACCCTAGACCcctgaggtgcttccgatgccacgtcgggcatcatgtaGGTGttcgttgcacctcggaggtcgaccgcagcgccctctgcttccgctgcggtcagcccggacacaaggccgtggcttgtaatgccgcgccgcactgcattgcatgcgcggctgctggcaagccggcTGAACACCGGGCAGGGAGCAAatcctgtgccccacccgccaagaccaagggt